One window of the Amycolatopsis mediterranei genome contains the following:
- a CDS encoding FAD/NAD(P)-binding protein, with translation MADLPPFTLAVVGAGPRGVGVLERLGANAAELLGGRRLEVHLIDPFPPGPGRVWRYDQSPLLRMNSMPEDVTMFTDESVKMAGPVRPGPSLLEWARKVRDGGLDADVPSDVGAELTALDPFHFPTRRLQSAYLTWVYRKVVEDLPEEVDVFEHAARATGVDGHTVSLSDGSAIVADAVVFTVGHLDAEPDERECELASFAARHGLSYYPAGYTADVDYAGVEPGETVLVRGFGLAFVDLMLLLTEGRGGRFEDLPCGGLRYHPSGAEPVLHVGSRRGVPYHAKIGYRLRGKPARLPRFFDAYAMDGLAGAALDFRADVWPLVAKELAWGYYSELFTGHPGRVRMDFAVFADAFADLAWDSPAMRELVVRAVPAEADRLDLDRLDRPMADRTFGTAEEFGKELRKYVEADLARRADPEFSADLGAFTALLSVYSQLPVLVQKGRLGAASQVSDMDGWFHGFFSYYASGPPPRRLEELLALHEAGIVSFAGAEMRVTAERGVFVASSASHPQTVEARTLIEARLPGPSVTRAADGLLRQLRDAGELAEETVADPVTGALLPSGRIHTRVSDSRVLDGNGRPHPHRFAVGPHTSARSTAAFTRPRTNALPFRQNDAVAREILALVSPPS, from the coding sequence GTGGCCGACCTCCCGCCGTTCACCCTGGCTGTCGTGGGCGCCGGACCCCGCGGGGTCGGGGTCCTCGAACGGCTCGGCGCGAACGCCGCCGAACTGCTCGGCGGCCGGCGGCTCGAGGTGCACCTGATCGACCCGTTCCCACCGGGGCCCGGCCGGGTCTGGCGCTACGACCAGTCGCCACTGCTGCGGATGAACTCCATGCCCGAGGACGTCACGATGTTCACCGACGAGTCGGTGAAGATGGCGGGCCCGGTGCGGCCGGGGCCGTCGCTGCTGGAGTGGGCGCGGAAGGTGCGTGACGGCGGGCTCGACGCCGACGTGCCGTCCGACGTCGGCGCCGAGCTGACGGCGCTCGACCCCTTCCACTTCCCGACCCGGCGCCTGCAGAGCGCCTACCTCACCTGGGTCTACCGGAAGGTCGTCGAGGACCTGCCCGAAGAGGTCGACGTCTTCGAGCACGCGGCCCGCGCGACCGGGGTCGACGGCCACACCGTCAGCCTGTCCGACGGATCGGCGATCGTGGCGGACGCCGTCGTCTTCACCGTCGGCCACCTCGACGCGGAACCGGACGAGCGGGAGTGCGAGCTGGCCTCGTTCGCCGCGCGGCACGGGCTGTCCTACTACCCGGCCGGCTACACCGCCGACGTCGACTACGCGGGCGTCGAACCGGGCGAAACCGTGCTCGTGCGCGGGTTCGGGCTGGCGTTCGTCGACCTGATGCTGCTGCTGACCGAGGGCCGCGGCGGCCGGTTCGAGGACCTCCCGTGCGGCGGCCTGCGCTACCACCCGAGCGGCGCCGAACCGGTGCTGCACGTCGGCTCGCGGCGCGGAGTGCCCTACCACGCGAAGATCGGCTACCGGCTGCGCGGGAAACCCGCGCGGCTGCCCCGGTTCTTCGACGCCTACGCCATGGACGGGCTGGCCGGGGCCGCTCTCGACTTCCGCGCGGACGTCTGGCCGCTGGTCGCGAAGGAACTGGCCTGGGGCTACTACAGCGAGCTGTTCACCGGGCACCCCGGCCGCGTCCGCATGGACTTCGCCGTGTTCGCCGACGCCTTCGCCGACCTGGCCTGGGATTCGCCCGCGATGCGGGAGCTCGTCGTGCGGGCGGTGCCCGCCGAGGCCGACCGCCTCGACCTCGACCGGCTGGACCGGCCGATGGCGGACCGGACCTTCGGCACGGCGGAGGAGTTCGGCAAGGAGCTGCGCAAGTACGTCGAGGCCGACCTGGCGCGCCGGGCGGACCCGGAGTTCAGCGCCGACCTGGGTGCGTTCACGGCGCTGCTTTCGGTGTACAGCCAGCTGCCCGTGTTGGTCCAAAAAGGACGGCTGGGGGCGGCGTCGCAGGTGTCCGATATGGACGGCTGGTTCCACGGGTTCTTCTCCTACTACGCCAGCGGTCCGCCACCGCGGCGCCTGGAGGAACTGCTCGCGCTGCACGAAGCGGGGATCGTTTCCTTCGCGGGCGCGGAAATGCGGGTGACGGCGGAGCGCGGGGTCTTCGTGGCCTCGTCGGCGAGCCACCCGCAGACGGTCGAAGCCCGCACGCTGATCGAGGCGCGGCTGCCGGGCCCGAGCGTCACCCGCGCGGCCGACGGCCTGCTCCGGCAGCTGCGCGACGCGGGCGAGCTGGCGGAAGAGACGGTGGCGGACCCGGTGACCGGCGCTTTGCTGCCGTCGGGCCGCATCCACACGCGCGTGTCGGACTCCCGGGTGCTCGACGGAAACGGACGTCCCCACCCGCACCGGTTCGCGGTGGGCCCGCACACGAGCGCCCGCTCGACGGCGGCCTTCACGCGGCCGCGGACGAACGCATTGCCCTTCCGCCAGAACGACGCGGTGGCGCGGGAGATCCTGGCGCTCGTCAGCCCGCCCAGCTGA